GGGGATTTTGGGATCGGCCACCATGCCCGCGGTATTCGGGGAATCGGGCGTCGAATATATGGCGCGCACTGGCGCAGCCCAGGCGGACTTCGCGCAGGTGGCGGTCAAGAACCATCACAATGCGACGATGAATCCCAAGGCCTTCCTGCGCAAGGAAACGCCGCTCGACATGGTGCTGGAGGCGGAGACGATCGCTTGGCCGCTGACCAAGCTGATGTGCTCGGTCAATGTCGACGGCGCGGCGGCGGCAGTGGTCATGTCGGAGGAGCAGGTGAAACGGCGCGGGCTGATGGATCGCGCGATCCGCATCCGTGGCTCGGCCATGGCTTCGGCGCCGTGGCAGGAGCGCGATCCGATCATGCACGATGTCAACGGGCCGACCCGACTGGCGGCGCAGAAAGCCTATGCGATGGCAGGGGTCGATCCCAAGGATCTCGATCTGGTCGAGCTGCATGACTGCTTCGCCTCGGTCGAGTTGCAGCATTATGAGAATCTGGGGCTGTGCGGCGAGGGCGAAGGCGTGCGGATGATCCGTGACGGGTCGACCGAGCTGGCCGGTTCGATCCCGGTCAATGCGTCGGGCGGGCTGCTGTCAAAGGGGCATCCGATCGCGGCAACGGGCATCGCGAACATGTATGAGATCGCCCTCCACCTGCGCGGTCAGGCGGGCGAGCGTCAGGTCAAGGGCGCGAAGATCGGCATGACCCATGTGGTTGGCCTCGGCACCAGCGCGGCGGTGCATATTTTCGAGAAAGCGTAAAGCGTAACGTCATCCCCGCGAAGGCGGGGATCCATCTCCCATAAACGCTCAGGAAATGGGTTCCCGCCCGCGCGGGAACGACGATTCCCTATTCAGCGCTCCGTCCATTGCGGCCTGCGCTTCTCCATGAAGGCGGCCATGCCCTCGGCGAAATCAGCGCTGGCCATGACCTGGGTACGCAGTGCGGCTTCCTGCCGGTCGAGCTCCTCCAGCGAGGCGCCTTCAAGGGTCATCTGGACGATCCGGCGGGAGGCTGTAACCGCGAGCGGGGCGCCCTCCAGCA
This window of the Sphingobium sp. EM0848 genome carries:
- a CDS encoding thiolase family protein, which translates into the protein MSDIYIVGIHMIDFGRYPHRTPAQLGAQAALEALDEAGITIKDVQAVFSGSNYTTMIGQRVLQQIGQTGVQIVNLVNACSTGASAVRMAYTAIKAGEFDTVLCFGVEQMTGLGMLGGAAPGAIPTEGILGSATMPAVFGESGVEYMARTGAAQADFAQVAVKNHHNATMNPKAFLRKETPLDMVLEAETIAWPLTKLMCSVNVDGAAAAVVMSEEQVKRRGLMDRAIRIRGSAMASAPWQERDPIMHDVNGPTRLAAQKAYAMAGVDPKDLDLVELHDCFASVELQHYENLGLCGEGEGVRMIRDGSTELAGSIPVNASGGLLSKGHPIAATGIANMYEIALHLRGQAGERQVKGAKIGMTHVVGLGTSAAVHIFEKA